CCGAACGAGACCAGGAACGCCTTCTCGCCGACCTCGTGGAACAGCTCCTCGACGCTGTCGGCAAGCGCCGGCCGCACCCACTTGCGCTCGGCCGGCCCGCCCCAGTCGTCGGCGGCGGTCACCGTGCCCGTGTAGGTGGTGAAGCCGACCAGCCGGCAGTCGCCGGGGTGCCGCTCGCGCACCAGCTGGCCGACGTTGAGCTCGCCGTGGGCCGCGACCTCGGTCGCCCGGGCGTCGCCGACGTGGGAGTTGTGGGCCCACACCACGATCCTGGCCGGCTCGCCCCGCTGGCGGCTGAGGTGGTTGGCGAGGGCGTCCAGGGTGTCGACCATATGGCGGTCGCGCAGGTTCCAGGACGAGACCCGGCCACTGAACATCGAGCGGTAGTACTCCGCCGCTGCCTTCACCGTGCGCGCGTTCTGCTCCGCGTAGAAGCGCTCGTCCTCGGCGATCAGCCCGTCCCGCCGCGCGTACTCCAGCGCGTGGCGCTGCAGGTCGACGAGTTGCTCGACCACCTCCCGCTCGCATGACTCGCCCCCTCCGAAGGCGGCTGCAAAGCCGTAGGCCTGGCCGTCGTCGCCGGCGTAGTGGTCGAAGCAGGCGTGGCGCTCACGGGCGCGCGCCGCAGCGGCCGGGTCGACACGTTCGAGGTAGGCGATGACCTCGTGCATCGACCGGTAGAGGCTGTAGAGGTCGAGCCCGTAGAATCCCGTCTTGGCCCGCTCGTCGGGGGCGAAGCGGTCGTTTCGCTCGCGCAGCCACCCCGCGAAGTCGAGCACCACCGCGTTCCGCCACATCCAGGTGGGGAAGCGCTCGAAGCCACGCAAGGCCTCTTCGGCGGTCGCGTCGTCGCTGCGGCCACGAACGTACCGGTTCACCCGGTAGGCGTCGGGCCAGTCCGCCTCGACCGCCACGGCGCAGAAGCCCTTCTCCTCGATGAGTCGCCGGGTCATGGCGGCACGCGCCGCGTAGAACTCGTGGGTGCCGTGGGAGGCCTCGCCGACCAGCACCAGCCGCGCATCGCCGACCAGGTCGAACAGCACCTCGTCGGGCGGTACGCCATCCTCGACCAGCGCAGCCTCGGAGCGGACGACGGCCACGCCCGTCGCCCCCCGGGTGCCTGCCGCGGCCGGCCGCGCCGCCGACGCGGCGCGAAGCAGGTCCCGCACCTCCTCGTCGGTGGTCTGCGTAAAGTCCCAGTAGGAGGCCCCGACCGCGTAGAACGGCGACGGCGTGGTCGCGCAGACCACCTCGTCGACCAGGGCAGCGAGTTCCCGGCAGGTCGACTCGGGCGCGGCCGGTACCGCGACCACGATCCTGGCGGGCCGGAGCTGGCGGAGGGCGTGGATGGCGGCGCGCATGCTCGCGCCCGTGGCAAGGCCGTCGTCGACGACGATGACGGTCTGGCCCGCGACGTCGGGCGCGGGCCGGCCCTCCCGGTAGGCCTGCTCCCGGCGCAGCAGCTCGCGGCCCTCCTGCTCGGCCACCTGCTGGACGACCTCAGGCGGAACGCCCAGGCCGCGGACGACGTCGTCGTTGAGGACGATCACCCCACCACTGGCGATCGCCCCCATGGCCACCTCCTCGCGGCCGGGGACGCCCAGCTTGCGCACCACAAACACATCCAGGGGCGCGCCCAGGGCCGTGGCGACCTCGTAGGCCACTGGCACGCCACCCCGGGGCAGCCCCAGCACGATGACGTCGGAGCGACCCCGATAGTGCTCGAGGAGGCCGGCCAGGACTCGACCGGCATCCCTCCGGTCGCGGAAAAGACGGTCCGCCATTCCAGCCCCCTTTGTCCATTTCGAAGAGGACCCGGGCACCCCTTGAAGAGGACCTGGGTACCCCTTGAAGAGGACCTGGGACCCCTCGAAGGGGACCTGGGACCCCTCGAAGGGGACCTGGGTACCTCATTGCGAGCCGGACAGACCACGCACTTCCAGGGCTTGGGGGTTGAGGTGACACCTCTCCCTGCCCTGGATGCCTTGACCTCCAAGCGATCCATCCAACCCCGGCTGTCACTCCAACACCCGAAGCCCTGTAAGGGCCTTGGGGTGGTTGCCGTGGCCGCCTCGGCTCTGCGGCTCAAGGCCGGCCTGCAGCCAACGGACATGAGCTGGCTACCACCATCCCTGCCGCTTTGCCCACCGCAGCAGCAGCGCTGAGATGCTCGCCATCACCACCAGCACCGCCGCCAGGTGCACGAAGTCGGTGTGGTCGTTGACGATGATGTTCATCCCGTAGACCGACGACAGGGCGGTGATCGGCAGCGTGACCGCCGCGATCACGGCCAGGCGCTCCGCGGCGATCGTCAGCTTCGTTTCGGTCCGGGCCTGGTAGAACTCGATCACTCCCTGGAGGTAGTCCCGTTCGCCGTCGGCCACACCCTGGACCCGGCCGAACTGGTCCACGATGTCGACCACCAGCGGCTGGCCTTCGGGGGGGACGAAGCGCGTCAGGGCGGCCATCCGCCCGTAGGTCTCGCGGCTCAGCGCGGCCATGGTCCGGACCGCGATCAGCCCGTGGCGGGCGCGGAACAGCTCCTCGAGGAACTGCTCGGGGTCGCGGGTGTCGCCAGCCGTGACCTGTTGCTCGAGCTGCCACACCTCCCGGGTGAGGGCCGCCACGAACCCCTCCTGGTGGCGGGTCAGGGCCGACACGATCGCGTAGGACAGCTCAAACGGCGAGGAGGGGCACAGGCGGCCCGCCTCGATCCGCTTGAGCGCCATGCGGGTCTCACGGA
This portion of the Actinomycetes bacterium genome encodes:
- a CDS encoding erythromycin esterase family protein: MADRLFRDRRDAGRVLAGLLEHYRGRSDVIVLGLPRGGVPVAYEVATALGAPLDVFVVRKLGVPGREEVAMGAIASGGVIVLNDDVVRGLGVPPEVVQQVAEQEGRELLRREQAYREGRPAPDVAGQTVIVVDDGLATGASMRAAIHALRQLRPARIVVAVPAAPESTCRELAALVDEVVCATTPSPFYAVGASYWDFTQTTDEEVRDLLRAASAARPAAAGTRGATGVAVVRSEAALVEDGVPPDEVLFDLVGDARLVLVGEASHGTHEFYAARAAMTRRLIEEKGFCAVAVEADWPDAYRVNRYVRGRSDDATAEEALRGFERFPTWMWRNAVVLDFAGWLRERNDRFAPDERAKTGFYGLDLYSLYRSMHEVIAYLERVDPAAAARARERHACFDHYAGDDGQAYGFAAAFGGGESCEREVVEQLVDLQRHALEYARRDGLIAEDERFYAEQNARTVKAAAEYYRSMFSGRVSSWNLRDRHMVDTLDALANHLSRQRGEPARIVVWAHNSHVGDARATEVAAHGELNVGQLVRERHPGDCRLVGFTTYTGTVTAADDWGGPAERKWVRPALADSVEELFHEVGEKAFLVSFGIAPSTAELLRSARLERAIGVVYRPETERQSHYFRARVADQVDAVIHIDETRAVEPLERTAGWEKGEVPETYPFAV
- a CDS encoding magnesium transporter CorA family protein, which produces MDIRLVSEKGVEQHPVEGLEALLHREDGFVWVDIPNCDEEAVRVLSQVFDFHPLAIRDCVERNHVGKVHVYPDHVFIVLHAPELGKGGHVHYVELDQFVGPRYLVTVHGPVNPAVTLEAMLRETRMALKRIEAGRLCPSSPFELSYAIVSALTRHQEGFVAALTREVWQLEQQVTAGDTRDPEQFLEELFRARHGLIAVRTMAALSRETYGRMAALTRFVPPEGQPLVVDIVDQFGRVQGVADGERDYLQGVIEFYQARTETKLTIAAERLAVIAAVTLPITALSSVYGMNIIVNDHTDFVHLAAVLVVMASISALLLRWAKRQGWW